The following are encoded in a window of Halorarum salinum genomic DNA:
- a CDS encoding M24 family metallopeptidase, with translation MRDADDPTGSADAADDADATGPTGRDSPLSTDYGFLEAELRRRNAEAFVHVGDRFDDDLRYLTRFSGPDRGYAFVLRRGTATLCAPAPFDGQAEREFPGDAVETATQGDPAGRRAAAVLEAADAADGGTVLVPQHVPHDAAVYLQQAGYDLESTDAVTTARRVKADAEVDRLRRVQRAAVRGMERAEEVLYEAHAEGDEVVWNGGPLSTERLRRQVNGVLAAHGVRDAGNTVVGCGPTAADLHFTGLDAIRPGETVLLDVSPRGPDGYYGDLTRTFAVDPEGGWERRAYVAVEAAREAALGELAAGVPASTVHEETAAELAAYGFRVDSDEVGFVHSTGHGVGLSLHEGPSLPADAELEAGNVVTIEPGVYDPERGGVRLEDLALVTDDGYELLGEYPFGLVPRER, from the coding sequence GTGCGCGACGCGGACGATCCGACCGGGTCGGCGGATGCGGCCGACGACGCGGACGCGACCGGTCCGACCGGCCGCGACTCCCCGCTCTCCACCGACTACGGGTTCCTCGAAGCGGAACTCCGCCGCCGCAACGCCGAGGCGTTCGTCCACGTCGGCGACCGCTTCGACGACGACCTCCGGTACCTGACGCGCTTCTCGGGTCCCGACCGCGGCTACGCGTTCGTCCTTCGGCGGGGGACCGCGACGCTCTGTGCGCCCGCGCCGTTCGACGGGCAGGCGGAGCGGGAGTTCCCCGGCGACGCCGTCGAAACTGCGACGCAGGGAGACCCCGCCGGACGCAGGGCGGCCGCGGTCCTCGAGGCGGCGGACGCGGCGGACGGCGGGACCGTGCTCGTCCCGCAACACGTCCCACACGACGCCGCGGTCTACCTCCAGCAGGCGGGATACGACCTGGAATCGACCGACGCGGTGACGACGGCCCGGCGGGTCAAGGCCGACGCGGAGGTCGACCGGCTGCGCCGGGTCCAGCGCGCCGCCGTCCGCGGAATGGAGAGGGCGGAGGAGGTGCTGTACGAGGCGCACGCCGAGGGGGACGAGGTGGTCTGGAACGGCGGGCCCCTCTCCACCGAGCGGCTGCGCCGACAGGTGAACGGGGTCCTCGCGGCCCACGGCGTGCGGGACGCGGGCAACACCGTCGTCGGCTGCGGGCCGACGGCCGCGGACCTCCACTTCACCGGGCTGGACGCGATCCGACCCGGAGAGACGGTCCTGCTCGACGTCTCGCCGCGCGGGCCGGACGGCTACTACGGCGATCTCACCAGGACCTTCGCGGTCGATCCGGAGGGCGGCTGGGAGCGACGCGCGTACGTCGCCGTCGAGGCCGCCCGGGAGGCCGCGCTCGGGGAACTGGCGGCGGGCGTCCCCGCCTCGACCGTCCACGAGGAGACCGCCGCGGAGCTGGCGGCGTACGGCTTCAGGGTCGACTCGGACGAGGTCGGGTTCGTCCACTCGACGGGCCACGGCGTCGGCCTCTCGCTGCACGAGGGGCCGTCGCTCCCGGCGGACGCGGAACTCGAGGCGGGGAACGTCGTCACGATCGAACCGGGCGTCTACGATCCCGAGCGGGGGGGCGTCAGGCTCGAGGACCTCGCGCTGGTCACCGACGACGGGTACGAACTGCTCGGCGAGTACCCGTTCGGGCTGGTGCCGCGGGAACGCTAG
- a CDS encoding metallophosphoesterase family protein, whose amino-acid sequence MGPRPGAERGDKWPVSRREYLQLTGAVAGSLSAAGGDGADDATVERTPPGPSRAATAVDTEWYGPEPAKADVEPAIGHTYTATGSGDRYVGTGTGWERVAAPVRIGLLGDVHYPGGIPGLGSVSRDRTGRKLEAFVEGMNEWGPDHVFFMGDMTHEHGTRAGSRRLIREFRALVEDGIDAPTHPVWGNHEYHDAKRWGATWSYEPWGITDHEETWYRVETRTADVVVLNNGYSETGSLDPRFHPQELPWLKRLLRTTRKPVVVLTHVPLSVGNGEAYDHAVGEEPVGRLLGRYDNVVCSLFGHCHHDSNTANNHGSHPNPFFDRMREQRAYGMCHVYVPWIHRLRWDGSYTPYGRLYLYPGGEARLEAPYAGSGTREAFVIGPRGRTAQSPDDTSLRTPRRRLRWQTHFDSLDGLRTRATDGASVDLHERGVRLSTAPSSATAATVAGTGVGESTAREQEASVAKVRGFPGAPNPVLGGWTNCVWRCYANVRAVQQATVELLWGRPDVAYVGYRIESGEVYGVREDGRGEERVRVGSVGDGDAELFQLFYSVDLDRVDFIVGEHGTRPKRGLTPGSPDEACADHVFVARIASAEASEQAIDVGWVEVDKRPDLPIRQ is encoded by the coding sequence ATGGGACCCCGACCCGGGGCGGAGCGTGGCGACAAGTGGCCGGTATCGCGTCGCGAGTACCTCCAGTTGACCGGCGCGGTCGCAGGATCGCTGTCGGCCGCCGGCGGCGACGGCGCCGACGATGCCACCGTCGAACGGACGCCACCCGGGCCTTCCCGGGCCGCGACCGCCGTCGACACCGAGTGGTACGGGCCGGAGCCGGCCAAGGCCGACGTCGAACCGGCGATCGGTCACACGTACACGGCGACGGGCAGCGGCGACCGGTACGTCGGGACCGGGACGGGGTGGGAGCGGGTCGCCGCTCCGGTCCGGATCGGCCTCCTCGGCGACGTCCACTACCCCGGCGGCATCCCCGGCCTCGGGTCGGTGAGCCGCGACCGGACGGGGCGGAAACTCGAGGCGTTCGTCGAGGGGATGAACGAGTGGGGCCCGGACCACGTCTTCTTCATGGGGGACATGACGCACGAACACGGGACGAGAGCGGGGTCCCGGCGGCTGATCCGGGAGTTCCGGGCGCTCGTCGAGGACGGGATCGACGCGCCGACCCACCCCGTGTGGGGGAACCACGAGTACCACGACGCGAAGCGCTGGGGGGCGACGTGGTCCTACGAGCCATGGGGGATCACCGACCACGAGGAGACGTGGTACAGGGTAGAGACGCGGACCGCCGACGTCGTCGTGTTGAACAACGGGTACTCGGAGACCGGAAGCCTCGACCCGCGGTTCCACCCCCAGGAGCTCCCGTGGCTGAAGCGGCTGCTCCGGACCACCCGGAAACCGGTCGTCGTCCTCACCCACGTCCCGTTGTCGGTCGGAAACGGGGAAGCGTACGACCACGCGGTCGGTGAGGAGCCCGTCGGGCGGCTGCTCGGTCGGTACGACAACGTGGTCTGCTCCCTGTTCGGTCACTGCCACCACGACAGCAACACGGCCAACAACCACGGCAGCCATCCGAACCCCTTCTTCGATCGGATGCGCGAACAGCGCGCCTACGGGATGTGCCACGTCTACGTCCCGTGGATCCACCGGCTCCGGTGGGACGGCTCGTACACGCCGTACGGCCGGCTCTACCTGTACCCCGGCGGCGAGGCGCGACTGGAGGCCCCGTACGCCGGTTCGGGCACCCGGGAGGCGTTCGTGATCGGTCCCCGCGGGCGGACCGCCCAGTCGCCCGACGACACGTCCCTCCGAACGCCGCGGCGGCGGCTCCGGTGGCAGACCCACTTCGATTCGCTCGACGGGCTACGGACGCGGGCGACGGACGGTGCGTCCGTCGACCTCCACGAGCGCGGCGTCCGCCTGTCGACTGCCCCGAGCTCGGCCACCGCGGCGACGGTGGCGGGCACGGGCGTCGGGGAGTCGACGGCGAGAGAGCAGGAGGCGAGCGTCGCGAAGGTCCGGGGGTTCCCGGGCGCGCCCAACCCCGTGCTCGGCGGGTGGACGAACTGCGTGTGGCGGTGCTACGCGAACGTCCGGGCCGTCCAGCAGGCGACCGTCGAGTTGCTCTGGGGCCGCCCCGACGTCGCGTACGTCGGCTACCGGATCGAGTCGGGCGAGGTGTACGGCGTCCGTGAGGACGGGCGGGGCGAGGAACGCGTTCGCGTGGGTTCGGTCGGGGACGGCGACGCCGAACTGTTCCAGCTCTTCTACTCGGTCGACCTGGACCGGGTCGACTTCATCGTCGGCGAGCACGGGACCCGTCCCAAGCGGGGACTCACGCCAGGGTCGCCGGACGAAGCCTGTGCCGACCACGTCTTCGTCGCTCGGATCGCGAGCGCCGAGGCGAGCGAGCAGGCGATCGACGTCGGGTGGGTCGAGGTCGACAAGCGCCCGGACCTGCCGATCCGGCAGTGA
- a CDS encoding right-handed parallel beta-helix repeat-containing protein, with protein MSGRVRPAVGAGLLLVVILVAATAALVPPPGVDTSPSDEDGPPSDGTEPPPDADRGSETVRTISGCTTISEPGTYRLTRDIADADRGRNFTFISEACIRIEASDVRLDGDGHTVEGFGVSDTTAIRVAGSDELEDVTVADLSVTEWNRAVYVHDAANVTIRGVNSTGNTYGFFLEDARNGTIRDSTASTGFVGVYLDDAGSTTLANVTFGPNHADDVVREGGATRHPDESVDALARVGAVATPAVRSPPTRATPAVSPRGTRGRPTSP; from the coding sequence ATGAGCGGTCGCGTCCGTCCCGCGGTCGGCGCGGGGCTGCTCCTCGTCGTGATTCTGGTGGCCGCGACCGCCGCGCTCGTCCCGCCCCCGGGCGTGGACACGTCGCCGTCGGACGAGGACGGACCACCGTCCGACGGGACCGAACCGCCGCCGGACGCGGACCGCGGGTCGGAGACGGTGCGGACGATCTCCGGATGCACGACCATCTCCGAACCCGGCACGTACCGGCTCACGAGGGACATCGCGGACGCCGACAGGGGTCGCAACTTCACGTTCATCTCCGAGGCCTGCATTCGGATCGAGGCCAGCGACGTCCGTCTCGACGGCGACGGCCACACCGTCGAGGGCTTCGGCGTGAGCGACACGACGGCCATCCGGGTCGCCGGGTCAGACGAACTCGAGGACGTGACCGTTGCGGACCTCTCGGTCACCGAGTGGAATCGGGCGGTCTACGTCCACGACGCGGCCAACGTGACGATACGCGGCGTCAACTCGACCGGGAACACCTACGGGTTCTTCCTCGAGGACGCCCGAAACGGCACGATCAGGGACTCGACCGCCTCGACCGGCTTCGTCGGCGTGTACCTCGACGACGCAGGCTCCACGACGCTCGCGAACGTCACGTTCGGACCAAACCACGCCGACGACGTCGTCCGGGAAGGGGGAGCCACACGACACCCCGACGAGAGCGTCGACGCCCTTGCCCGGGTCGGCGCCGTCGCTACCCCTGCCGTGCGCTCTCCGCCCACTCGGGCCACTCCTGCCGTTTCTCCCCGTGGAACTCGGGGTCGCCCGACATCGCCTTGA
- a CDS encoding carboxypeptidase M32 produces the protein MSSQSSDAESDRETPEPYEALLDRYGRIARLESGAGVLYWDQQVTMPEGGTPARGKQLAALSATTHEKLTNDAMAEAIADAEDADLTDERAANVREIRRRHDRNRSVPESLVEELTEHISSSQRVWQEAKAEDDFDRFAPALGALRDLQVRRAEAIDPDRPAYEVMYEDGEPYLPLDRMAAIFEELKDALVPLIERIEAEGEDLPSPFVAAGPHPDGDQRALSDAVLDLLGYPEEHGRLDESAHPFTSGNQYDARITTRFKPEDPMDALTATVHEFGHASYELGLPRDRFGEPLGASLSSGVHESQSRFWENHVARTKPFWEGFLPTAKGHLDGIDDVTAEEAYAAVNRIYPDNLIRVEADELTYHLHIVLRCELDRAFVEGDLSVDELPAAWNRKMEEYLGVVPDADAEGVLQDIHWSSRFAAFQGYTIGSVLAAQLDHAMRRDVDDVDAKIRAGEFEPLWDWMTENVHSHGRRYPTDELVEEATGEPLTAEYFVDYVEAKFGDLYGL, from the coding sequence ATGTCGAGCCAGTCCTCCGACGCCGAATCCGATCGAGAAACGCCCGAACCGTACGAAGCCCTCCTCGACCGATACGGGCGGATCGCACGCCTCGAGAGCGGCGCCGGCGTCCTCTACTGGGACCAGCAGGTCACCATGCCCGAGGGCGGCACGCCGGCACGCGGCAAGCAACTCGCCGCGCTCTCGGCGACCACCCACGAGAAGCTGACGAACGACGCGATGGCCGAGGCCATCGCCGACGCGGAGGACGCCGACCTCACCGACGAGCGGGCGGCGAACGTCCGCGAGATACGCCGGCGGCACGACCGCAACCGGAGCGTCCCCGAGTCGCTCGTCGAGGAACTGACCGAGCACATCTCCAGCAGCCAGCGGGTCTGGCAGGAGGCGAAGGCCGAGGACGACTTCGACCGCTTCGCGCCCGCGCTGGGGGCGCTCAGGGACCTGCAGGTCCGGCGCGCGGAGGCGATCGACCCCGACCGGCCCGCCTACGAGGTGATGTACGAGGACGGCGAGCCGTACCTCCCGCTCGACCGGATGGCCGCGATCTTCGAGGAGCTGAAGGACGCGCTCGTGCCGCTCATCGAGCGGATCGAGGCCGAGGGGGAGGACCTCCCGTCGCCGTTCGTGGCGGCCGGCCCGCATCCCGACGGGGACCAGCGTGCGCTCTCGGACGCCGTGCTGGACCTGCTCGGCTACCCCGAGGAGCACGGCCGCCTCGACGAGTCGGCGCACCCGTTCACCTCCGGCAACCAGTACGACGCGCGCATCACGACCCGGTTCAAGCCCGAGGACCCGATGGACGCGCTCACGGCGACCGTCCACGAGTTCGGGCACGCGAGCTACGAACTCGGGTTGCCGAGGGATCGGTTCGGCGAGCCGCTGGGCGCGTCGCTCTCCAGCGGCGTCCACGAGAGCCAGTCGCGCTTCTGGGAGAACCACGTGGCGCGGACGAAGCCGTTCTGGGAGGGGTTCCTCCCGACGGCGAAAGGGCACCTCGACGGCATCGACGACGTGACCGCCGAGGAGGCCTACGCCGCGGTGAACCGCATCTACCCGGACAACCTGATCCGCGTCGAGGCGGACGAGCTCACCTACCACCTCCACATCGTCCTCCGCTGTGAACTCGACCGGGCGTTCGTCGAGGGCGACCTCTCGGTGGACGAACTGCCGGCGGCGTGGAACCGGAAGATGGAGGAGTACCTCGGCGTGGTCCCGGACGCCGACGCGGAGGGGGTCCTCCAGGACATCCACTGGTCGAGCCGGTTCGCGGCGTTCCAGGGGTACACCATCGGCTCCGTGCTGGCCGCCCAACTCGACCACGCGATGCGGCGGGACGTCGACGACGTGGACGCGAAGATCCGCGCGGGCGAGTTCGAGCCGCTGTGGGACTGGATGACCGAGAACGTCCACTCGCACGGCCGGCGCTACCCGACCGACGAACTCGTCGAGGAGGCCACCGGCGAGCCGCTGACCGCCGAGTACTTCGTCGACTACGTCGAGGCGAAGTTCGGCGACCTGTACGGGCTGTAG
- a CDS encoding glycoside hydrolase 5 family protein, with product MERFSRRSVVSMGLSAALGGGYASTAEGSPSDPARGSETPPPNGWGCNDGRSPQAVSTGSRRCPPPPLDVRGAIYLPARAFNTYQMWSDYDREVVERDFGYANRVNLNAIRTWVNYEYWNREPRDCAAKLEHLLSTAADEGMRVLLILFEGIGSRPTEDNLTDTDPQTATSVASPGPSIIRNRDRWDEPKRFANWVMDRHGDDERLLGIEVMNEPGWFEGKPAFTRAVLEALDRREGSVPLTVGSTSMINNVDYYEAGCDVLQFHYNFPIDATKFRDALRQVSIVERSMEAPVWLTEWQRIRSGRGSHAAPAEDERVPNYASMAPHIHEAGFGNFFWSLMVKPAFNRSQRRKGVLNGLFHEDGAVWSREDARAIKAMSGDPEFHGEKRQEWPEWAESARQG from the coding sequence ATGGAGCGGTTCTCGCGCCGTTCGGTGGTGTCGATGGGCCTCTCCGCCGCCCTCGGCGGCGGATACGCGTCGACCGCGGAGGGCTCGCCGAGCGATCCGGCGAGGGGATCCGAGACCCCCCCACCGAACGGATGGGGCTGCAACGACGGGCGGTCGCCGCAGGCTGTGAGCACTGGGTCCCGGCGGTGCCCCCCTCCGCCGCTCGACGTCCGGGGCGCCATCTACCTCCCGGCGCGAGCGTTCAACACCTACCAGATGTGGAGCGACTACGACCGCGAGGTCGTAGAGCGCGACTTCGGTTACGCGAACCGGGTGAACCTGAACGCGATCCGCACCTGGGTGAACTACGAGTACTGGAACCGGGAACCCCGCGACTGCGCGGCGAAACTGGAGCATCTCCTCTCGACGGCCGCCGACGAGGGGATGCGCGTGCTGTTGATCCTGTTCGAGGGGATCGGAAGTCGACCGACCGAGGACAACCTCACGGACACGGACCCGCAAACCGCGACGTCGGTCGCCTCGCCGGGGCCCTCGATCATCCGGAACCGGGACCGGTGGGACGAGCCGAAGCGGTTCGCGAACTGGGTGATGGACCGCCACGGGGACGACGAGCGGCTGCTCGGCATCGAGGTGATGAACGAACCGGGGTGGTTCGAGGGCAAGCCGGCGTTCACCCGCGCCGTGCTCGAGGCGCTCGACCGGCGCGAGGGGAGCGTCCCGCTGACCGTGGGGTCGACGAGCATGATCAACAACGTCGACTACTACGAGGCGGGGTGTGACGTCCTGCAGTTCCACTACAACTTCCCCATCGACGCGACGAAGTTCAGGGACGCGCTCCGGCAGGTTTCCATCGTCGAACGATCGATGGAAGCGCCGGTGTGGTTGACCGAGTGGCAGCGCATCCGCTCGGGCCGGGGCTCGCACGCCGCGCCCGCCGAGGACGAGCGGGTCCCGAACTACGCCTCGATGGCGCCACACATCCACGAGGCGGGGTTCGGCAACTTCTTCTGGTCGCTGATGGTGAAACCGGCGTTCAACCGCTCGCAGCGGCGGAAGGGGGTCCTCAACGGCCTGTTCCACGAGGACGGGGCGGTGTGGAGCCGCGAGGACGCCCGTGCCATCAAGGCGATGTCGGGCGACCCCGAGTTCCACGGGGAGAAACGGCAGGAGTGGCCCGAGTGGGCGGAGAGCGCACGGCAGGGGTAG
- a CDS encoding UvrD-helicase domain-containing protein, with protein MSDPTVTRLFGGPGSGKTTALLDRVETIIEEDDAEVRDILVVSYTRAAAAEIRERLAERLDTTPRHLQGNVCTMHAKAYELLNLSRGDVVSDSDKEEFCEEYGVEFEDEYSGAGRRTARSTTLGNKVIATSQWLQRTNREVADWYDVPFQWDVEEVRLPPDIDPNAQEGNKYTPTWPGDDDRLDVPNAIRAWRTYKGEHDLTGFADMLERVKQRSLLPNVDYLVIDEFQDITTLQYEVYEEWRPHMETVLIAGDDDQVVYAWQGADPDLLLDTHVDHDQVLPNSYRLPSRILNVVNREIRHIDKRQEKDLKPRKEGGSVEAIESPSMLDLVRNVRHTVQRTDETIMVLFRARYQMFQFIDEFITEGIPFSCLTDQRMWTDRLTDYVRAIEAIEADEPLSVLEARRLADILQDSAFGSNERDDLYDFLDDAEETADEDDLAEIPLSPKDVTDFVPFMPDGVSAADMARKITSFQRKSVKAYFAGDYEGMDPSRVRLGTIHSAKGREADHVFVNTDLTEKVVEQMAAQVRQEGIEVPGLAPDEEFTKTTNPVPILTDNERRVFYVGMSRARERLVLMENLVKGAPTLPISVVLYNELHEQPADELVEDVIAELDAPEPEA; from the coding sequence ATGAGCGACCCCACGGTGACCCGACTGTTCGGCGGTCCGGGCAGCGGGAAGACGACTGCGCTGCTCGACCGCGTCGAGACCATCATCGAGGAGGACGACGCGGAGGTCCGCGACATCCTCGTGGTCTCGTACACTCGGGCGGCCGCGGCGGAGATCCGCGAACGACTCGCCGAGCGACTGGACACGACGCCCCGGCACCTCCAGGGCAACGTGTGCACCATGCACGCGAAGGCGTACGAACTGCTGAACCTCTCGCGGGGCGACGTCGTCTCGGACTCCGACAAGGAGGAGTTCTGCGAGGAGTACGGCGTCGAGTTCGAGGACGAGTACTCTGGCGCCGGACGGCGGACCGCCCGCTCGACGACGCTCGGGAACAAGGTGATCGCCACCTCCCAGTGGCTCCAGCGCACGAACCGCGAGGTCGCCGACTGGTACGACGTCCCGTTCCAGTGGGACGTCGAGGAGGTGCGGCTCCCCCCGGACATCGACCCGAACGCCCAGGAGGGGAACAAGTACACCCCGACCTGGCCCGGCGACGACGACCGACTCGACGTGCCCAACGCCATCCGCGCCTGGCGAACGTACAAGGGCGAACACGACCTCACCGGCTTCGCCGACATGCTCGAGCGCGTGAAGCAGCGCTCGCTGCTGCCGAACGTCGACTACCTCGTCATCGACGAGTTCCAGGACATCACCACCCTCCAGTACGAGGTGTACGAGGAGTGGCGCCCGCACATGGAGACCGTCCTCATCGCGGGCGACGACGACCAGGTCGTCTACGCCTGGCAGGGCGCGGACCCCGACCTGCTGCTCGACACCCACGTCGACCACGATCAGGTGCTTCCCAACTCCTACCGGCTCCCCTCCCGGATCCTCAACGTCGTCAACCGCGAGATCCGACACATCGATAAGCGCCAGGAGAAGGACCTGAAACCCCGCAAGGAGGGCGGCTCGGTGGAGGCCATCGAGTCGCCGTCGATGCTCGATCTGGTGCGGAACGTCCGCCACACCGTCCAGCGTACCGACGAGACGATCATGGTGCTGTTCCGGGCGCGCTACCAGATGTTCCAGTTCATCGACGAGTTCATCACCGAGGGCATCCCCTTCTCGTGTCTCACCGACCAGCGGATGTGGACCGACCGACTCACCGACTACGTCCGCGCGATCGAGGCGATCGAGGCGGACGAGCCGCTCTCGGTGCTGGAGGCCCGCCGGCTCGCCGACATCCTCCAGGACTCGGCGTTCGGCTCGAACGAGCGCGACGACCTCTACGACTTCCTCGACGACGCCGAGGAGACCGCCGACGAGGACGACCTCGCGGAGATCCCGCTCTCGCCGAAGGACGTGACCGACTTCGTCCCGTTCATGCCCGACGGCGTGAGCGCGGCCGACATGGCCCGGAAGATTACCTCCTTCCAGCGGAAGTCCGTGAAGGCGTACTTCGCGGGCGACTACGAGGGGATGGACCCCAGCCGGGTCCGGCTCGGCACCATCCACTCCGCGAAGGGTCGCGAGGCCGACCACGTGTTCGTCAACACCGACCTGACCGAGAAGGTGGTCGAGCAGATGGCCGCCCAGGTCCGCCAGGAGGGAATCGAGGTCCCCGGACTGGCGCCCGACGAGGAGTTCACGAAGACGACGAACCCGGTGCCCATCCTCACGGACAACGAGCGACGCGTCTTCTACGTCGGGATGTCGCGCGCCCGCGAGCGGCTCGTCCTGATGGAGAACCTCGTCAAGGGCGCCCCGACGCTCCCCATCAGCGTCGTGCTGTACAACGAACTCCACGAGCAGCCCGCCGACGAACTCGTCGAGGACGTCATCGCGGAGCTGGACGCCCCCGAGCCGGAAGCCTGA
- a CDS encoding DUF7533 family protein, whose translation MALGILDQLGLAASLVFALPVALYGLQRAAGGEALVGAAFLVVAALMVYLPQRLTTPSDIPGKAAEKAVGAAVRTEAEAGTDVERAGDADDELDDDAVAEPEP comes from the coding sequence GTGGCACTCGGCATCCTCGACCAACTGGGGCTCGCCGCGAGCCTCGTGTTCGCGCTCCCGGTCGCGCTCTACGGCCTCCAGCGGGCGGCGGGCGGCGAGGCGCTCGTCGGCGCGGCGTTCCTCGTCGTCGCCGCGCTGATGGTGTATCTCCCGCAGCGGCTGACGACGCCGAGCGACATCCCCGGCAAGGCCGCCGAGAAGGCCGTCGGCGCCGCGGTCAGGACGGAGGCCGAGGCGGGAACTGACGTCGAGCGAGCGGGCGACGCCGACGACGAACTCGACGACGACGCGGTCGCCGAACCCGAGCCCTAG
- a CDS encoding deoxyribonuclease IV → MTELRVGAHESIAGGVSNAVDDLLEDGGNCGQIFTHSPQVWNHGEIDDEEVERFRKSSDENDVGPWVIHSSYLVNLCTPKDDLRRKSIESMQKEVDAADRLGVPYVNVHLGAHTGAGVEGGLDNAASALEELDVPNGVTVLVESDAGSGTKLGGEFEHLAGVLDRCDLDLDVCLDTAHAFAAGYDLSTAEGVEETVAELDDVVGLEHLKYVHLNDSKHACGTHKDEHAHIGEGLIGEEGMRAFLNHEDLRCVPLALETPTENGKSFAWNIQRVKELRD, encoded by the coding sequence ATGACGGAACTTCGCGTCGGCGCACACGAGTCCATCGCGGGCGGGGTCTCCAACGCCGTCGACGACCTCCTCGAGGACGGGGGCAACTGCGGACAGATCTTCACCCACTCGCCGCAGGTCTGGAACCACGGCGAGATCGACGACGAGGAGGTCGAGCGCTTCCGGAAGTCGTCCGACGAGAACGACGTCGGCCCGTGGGTCATCCACTCGTCGTACCTCGTGAACCTCTGTACGCCGAAGGACGACCTCCGCCGGAAGTCGATCGAGTCCATGCAGAAGGAGGTCGACGCGGCCGACCGGCTCGGCGTCCCGTACGTGAACGTCCACCTCGGCGCCCACACCGGCGCGGGCGTGGAGGGCGGCCTCGACAACGCCGCCTCGGCGCTGGAGGAACTCGACGTCCCCAACGGCGTGACGGTGCTCGTCGAGTCCGACGCCGGTTCGGGCACCAAACTGGGCGGCGAGTTCGAGCACCTCGCGGGGGTGCTCGACCGCTGTGACCTGGACCTCGACGTCTGTCTCGACACGGCCCACGCGTTCGCGGCGGGCTACGACCTCTCGACCGCGGAGGGCGTCGAGGAGACGGTCGCGGAACTGGACGACGTCGTCGGCCTGGAGCACCTCAAGTACGTCCACCTGAACGACTCCAAGCACGCCTGCGGGACGCACAAGGACGAGCACGCCCACATCGGCGAGGGGCTCATCGGCGAGGAGGGAATGCGCGCGTTCCTCAACCACGAGGACCTGCGCTGCGTTCCGTTGGCCCTCGAGACGCCGACGGAGAACGGGAAGTCGTTCGCGTGGAACATCCAGCGCGTGAAGGAGCTGCGCGACTGA
- a CDS encoding riboflavin synthase: MFTGIVETTGEVLGREATDDGVRLRVGVEGFDDLHHGQSISVSGVCLTVEAFDDGWFETFLAAETVGRTYLGELRAGDAVNLERALAADGRFDGHVVQGHVDTTTRVTGIEEVGEDWRFSFALPPAYAKYVVDKGSVTLDGVSLTVAERRPDEFDVAVIPATYDLTNLSEKEPGDPVHLEVDVVAKYVENMLEGYAESVSPGLDDLTAE, translated from the coding sequence ATGTTCACCGGCATCGTCGAGACGACGGGGGAGGTCCTCGGCCGCGAGGCGACCGACGACGGGGTGCGCCTCCGCGTCGGCGTCGAGGGGTTCGACGACCTCCACCACGGCCAGTCGATCAGCGTGAGCGGCGTCTGTCTCACGGTCGAGGCGTTCGACGACGGGTGGTTCGAGACGTTCCTCGCGGCCGAGACGGTCGGGAGGACGTATCTCGGGGAGCTCCGGGCGGGCGACGCGGTGAACCTCGAGCGCGCGCTCGCCGCGGACGGGCGCTTCGACGGCCACGTCGTGCAGGGCCACGTCGACACGACGACCCGGGTGACCGGGATCGAGGAGGTCGGCGAGGACTGGCGGTTCTCGTTCGCGCTGCCGCCCGCGTACGCGAAGTACGTCGTCGACAAGGGGTCGGTGACGCTCGACGGCGTCTCGCTCACCGTCGCCGAGCGCCGTCCCGACGAGTTCGACGTCGCGGTCATCCCGGCGACGTACGACCTGACGAACCTCTCGGAGAAGGAACCGGGCGACCCGGTCCACCTCGAGGTGGACGTGGTCGCGAAGTACGTCGAGAACATGCTGGAGGGGTACGCGGAGTCGGTTTCGCCGGGGCTGGACGATCTGACCGCGGAGTAG
- a CDS encoding HVO_0416 family zinc finger protein, with translation MASAPNTDDDLFDRFLTARGHDTERAEWEESYNKKQCPDCGGLHGADAVTCSVCGWRPDP, from the coding sequence ATGGCGTCGGCCCCGAACACCGACGACGACCTGTTCGACAGATTCCTGACCGCCCGCGGCCACGACACCGAGCGAGCCGAGTGGGAGGAGTCGTACAACAAGAAGCAGTGTCCGGACTGTGGGGGCCTCCACGGGGCGGACGCGGTAACGTGTTCGGTGTGCGGCTGGCGACCCGATCCCTGA